The genomic stretch TTCTCTGCCGGTCCAGGCCGAATCTCCGGGCGGCTCCGTCGGGGCCTTGATCGAATCGGGAAAAGAGCACCGTCTATCAGGCCGACATGAGATGGCCGCCGAATCGTTCAGACAGGCCGTGGAGATCGAAAACGACAACGCCGAGGTCTGGTTTTTCCTGGGTTTAAGTTACAACGATCTCGGAAGGCCCGGGGATTCCATCCAGGCCTTTCTGGAGTATGTCCGTCTGGATTCGGAGGACGCCAGGGCTTGGTACAATCTGGGAATAGCCTATGGACTGGCGGGCCAGCAGGCAGAGGCCGCCGAGGCCTATCAGAAGGCCGTCCTCATCGAGCCCGCTTTTGCCGAAGCCTGGTTCAATCTCGCGGTCGTCTTTGGAAACCTCGGGCAGGGCCAGGACGAGGTGGACGCCTATCGCCGATGCCTGGATGCCGATCCGGACAATGCGGACGCATGGTACAATCTCGGGATCGCCTATGGGCAGAACGGCCGACCGGAAGAAGAGATAAAGGCCTACAAGCAGGCCCTGCGCATACGGCCCAACGATCTAGACACGTTGCTCAACCTCGG from Deltaproteobacteria bacterium encodes the following:
- a CDS encoding tetratricopeptide repeat protein; this encodes MVGPHLWARYGASRKNAFRERTHVFAYTVYNGRKRIIKNRPNFSVGGENTMKLRYAMSWVLAFGLFVLSSLPVQAESPGGSVGALIESGKEHRLSGRHEMAAESFRQAVEIENDNAEVWFFLGLSYNDLGRPGDSIQAFLEYVRLDSEDARAWYNLGIAYGLAGQQAEAAEAYQKAVLIEPAFAEAWFNLAVVFGNLGQGQDEVDAYRRCLDADPDNADAWYNLGIAYGQNGRPEEEIKAYKQALRIRPNDLDTLLNLG